The following are from one region of the Endozoicomonas sp. 4G genome:
- a CDS encoding NupC/NupG family nucleoside CNT transporter, whose product MQQVLISLVGIAVLLGIAMLLSDNRKAIKLRTVGGAFAIQAGIGAFVLYIPAGQYVLEAITNGVNAVMGYANNGIGFLFGELSSFKLGLIFAVHVLPVVIFFASLVAVLYYLGIMQVIIQLFGGALRKVLGTSRTESLSAAANVFVGQTEAPLLVRPFISRMTQSELFAVMVGGLASVAGAVMVGYASMGVELKYLIAASVMAAPGGLLMAKIIKPETETPHDNVDDIVEESAEEKPANVFDAAATGAANGLKLAAIIGAMLLAFISLIAMLNGMLGWAGGWFGYPDLTFELILGYLFSPLAYVIGVPWSEALTAGSFLGQKVIVNEFVAFSSLANYVDAEAAAKAGVTLLSDRSQAILTFALCGFANISSIAILLGGLGSMAPNRRHDIARFGLKAVAAGTLSNLMSATIAGLFLTLAV is encoded by the coding sequence ATGCAACAGGTGCTTATAAGCCTTGTAGGAATTGCAGTCCTGCTAGGTATCGCGATGCTTCTATCGGACAATAGAAAAGCAATAAAATTACGAACGGTGGGCGGGGCCTTTGCCATCCAGGCGGGTATCGGTGCCTTTGTGCTCTACATTCCCGCCGGACAATACGTTCTCGAAGCGATTACCAACGGCGTAAACGCTGTTATGGGATACGCTAACAATGGCATTGGTTTCCTTTTTGGCGAGCTGTCCAGCTTCAAACTGGGTCTTATCTTTGCTGTCCATGTGCTTCCTGTTGTTATCTTCTTTGCCTCTCTGGTTGCTGTGTTGTACTACCTGGGTATCATGCAGGTTATCATTCAGCTGTTTGGTGGTGCACTGCGTAAAGTATTAGGCACCAGTCGTACAGAATCACTGTCTGCGGCCGCTAATGTTTTCGTTGGCCAGACCGAAGCGCCTCTGCTGGTTCGTCCTTTCATCAGTCGTATGACTCAGTCTGAACTGTTTGCCGTGATGGTGGGTGGCCTGGCGTCGGTTGCCGGTGCGGTTATGGTGGGCTACGCCAGCATGGGGGTTGAATTAAAGTATCTGATCGCTGCCAGCGTCATGGCGGCTCCCGGTGGTTTGTTGATGGCAAAAATCATCAAACCTGAAACCGAGACACCTCACGATAACGTAGACGACATTGTCGAAGAGAGTGCTGAAGAAAAGCCCGCCAATGTTTTTGATGCAGCTGCTACCGGTGCTGCCAATGGTCTCAAACTGGCTGCCATTATCGGTGCCATGCTGCTGGCTTTCATCTCCCTGATTGCCATGCTCAACGGTATGCTGGGCTGGGCTGGTGGTTGGTTCGGTTATCCTGACCTGACTTTTGAACTGATCCTGGGTTACCTGTTTTCTCCCCTGGCTTACGTGATCGGTGTACCCTGGTCTGAGGCGCTGACTGCTGGCAGTTTCCTGGGGCAGAAAGTGATCGTGAACGAGTTTGTTGCTTTCTCCAGCCTGGCTAACTACGTCGATGCTGAAGCCGCAGCCAAGGCTGGTGTTACTCTGTTGTCGGATCGTTCACAGGCGATTCTGACCTTTGCCCTATGTGGTTTCGCTAATATTTCATCCATTGCTATTCTGCTGGGTGGTCTGGGTTCCATGGCTCCTAACCGTCGTCATGACATCGCCCGTTTTGGTCTGAAAGCGGTTGCGGCGGGTACCCTCTCTAACCTGATGAGTGCTACCATCGCAGGTCTGTTCTTGACTCTGGCTGTTTAA
- a CDS encoding C2H2-type zinc finger protein gives MLSKNPLILTLVVAFSLHCSIREANALPLSDTWCWHIETLFPVRDGLPELDSTVKAIAAEIQRANDQQREIIETAKQRGSLMFSRSRGHKRLEESGEEGIEKQSEAIEWWELKQEPEANHNAMPRVDFDGDMLLKPDARYCFFPATGVFPATGVFPATGVFPAASVFPELGVEAETYNRAASDEGSDSEDNSTSDENSNHSSDEDEIDTETDVQCVNTTPDPFRALNEIGEYCATLRLNMINQRFTSDNEIPTESQLGVTEADSANQLKITSPACSNDAGHRKTHKQTHLPADQRPIRPRIHQCDYEGCDYSCARADNLKVHKRIHLPADQRPRAHQCDHEGCNYRTDRKSSLKIHKQIHLPADQRLKRRKMRRVYQCDHEGCNYSSDRISNLNAHKQIHLPADQRLKIHQCDHEGCNYSSDQKGSLKKHKQTHLPADQRPKVHKCDHEGCNYSSNWTSDLKKHKQTHLPADQRLRVYQCDHEGCDYSTDLKGSLKKHKQTHLPANQRLKKFRIHQCNHEGCKYSSSEVGNLKRHKKIHLPADQGLKSHKQTHLPANQGLKRKAYDQPPSNEKRKKRKKK, from the coding sequence TTGTTATCCAAAAATCCATTGATTCTGACCTTGGTCGTTGCCTTTTCTCTGCATTGCTCTATCAGGGAGGCTAATGCGCTGCCACTCTCTGACACCTGGTGTTGGCACATTGAAACTCTTTTTCCCGTCCGGGATGGGCTACCAGAGCTTGACTCTACGGTTAAAGCGATCGCCGCTGAGATACAGCGAGCAAATGATCAGCAACGTGAAATCATTGAAACAGCTAAACAAAGGGGGAGTCTGATGTTTTCTCGTTCCAGAGGTCATAAAAGACTTGAAGAATCAGGAGAAGAGGGTATTGAAAAACAGAGCGAAGCCATTGAATGGTGGGAGTTGAAGCAAGAACCCGAGGCGAACCACAACGCTATGCCACGAGTTGACTTTGATGGTGACATGCTCTTAAAACCAGACGCCCGCTATTGCTTTTTTCCTGCCACCGGCGTTTTTCCTGCCACCGGCGTTTTTCCTGCCACCGGCGTTTTTCCTGCCGCCAGCGTCTTTCCTGAGCTTGGCGTCGAAGCTGAGACGTACAATCGGGCAGCCTCTGATGAGGGTTCTGACAGTGAAGACAACAGCACCTCTGATGAAAACAGCAACCACAGTTCAGACGAAGACGAAATTGATACCGAAACTGATGTTCAGTGTGTAAACACGACACCTGATCCTTTTCGAGCATTAAACGAAATCGGTGAGTATTGTGCGACTCTGAGACTGAATATGATTAACCAGAGGTTCACTTCAGACAATGAAATACCCACTGAGTCACAGTTAGGCGTGACAGAAGCAGACTCTGCTAACCAACTGAAAATCACCTCACCTGCTTGCAGTAACGACGCGGGCCATCGGAAAACGCACAAACAGACCCACCTGCCTGCCGACCAGAGGCCCATAAGACCCAGAATTCACCAGTGCGACTATGAGGGCTGCGACTACAGCTGCGCCCGGGCGGATAATCTGAAAGTGCACAAACGGATCCACCTGCCTGCCGACCAGAGACCCAGGGCGCACCAATGTGACCATGAGGGCTGCAACTACAGAACCGACCGCAAGAGCAGTCTGAAAATACACAAACAGATCCACCTGCCTGCCGACCAGAGACTCAAGAGGCGCAAGATGCGCAGGGTGTACCAGTGTGACCATGAGGGCTGCAATTACAGCAGCGACCGGATTAGCAATCTGAACGCGCACAAACAGATCCATCTGCCTGCCGACCAGAGACTCAAGATTCACCAGTGTGACCATGAAGGCTGCAACTACAGCTCCGACCAGAAGGGCAGTCTGAAAAAGCATAAACAGACCCACCTGCCTGCCGACCAGAGACCAAAGGTGCACAAGTGTGACCATGAAGGCTGCAACTACAGTTCCAACTGGACGAGCGACCTGAAAAAGCACAAACAGACCCACCTGCCTGCCGACCAGAGACTCAGGGTGTACCAGTGTGATCATGAGGGCTGCGACTACAGCACCGACCTCAAAGGCAGTCTGAAAAAGCACAAACAGACCCATTTGCCTGCCAATCAAAGACTTAAGAAATTCAGGATTCACCAGTGTAACCATGAAGGCTGCAAGTACAGCAGCAGCGAGGTGGGCAATTTGAAAAGGCACAAAAAGATCCACCTGCCTGCCGACCAGGGACTCAAAAGCCACAAACAGACCCACCTGCCTGCCAATCAGGGACTCAAAAGAAAAGCGTATGACCAGCCGCCATCTAACGAGAAAAGAAAGAAGCGCAAGAAAAAATGA
- a CDS encoding C2H2-type zinc finger protein, with amino-acid sequence MLSKKILILTLAIVFSVHGSNDLAQENRWPSLFALAVGKALLFAVGDVLPEFDSGIKAIATEIRQRDEQQREIIATARQRGSLMLSRLSGDKKPEVPEDEGIEEESGAIEWWELKQEAEANHSDMTRICLGDDILLKPGTGYCFSPATGVSPATGVSPATVVFPATVVFPATVVFPATGVSPATGVETEAYGRAASDDSADSEDSGTEDSGNSDESSDNRPDEGEAESDVQGENTTVDPFRALNEFSQYCVILRRQEMMNQESISESNDHMGHLKIHKQTYLPADQRIKRYKRRKVYQCDHEGCNYSTDRVSNLNSHKQTHLPADQRIRRIKMHQCDHEGCNYSTDLRSNLKRHKQTHLPADQRPNRPKVHQCDHEGCNYCTDHPGNLKAHKRVHLAAEQRPNRPRVHQCDHEGCNYCTNHMGNLNAHKQTHLPAGQRPNRPKVHQCDHEGCNFKTGYAGNLKTHKQTHLPASQRLKRKACDQRPSNEKRMKGDQE; translated from the coding sequence TTGTTATCCAAAAAAATATTGATTTTAACCTTGGCCATTGTCTTTTCTGTGCACGGTTCTAATGATCTCGCTCAGGAAAACAGGTGGCCTTCGCTGTTCGCTCTGGCTGTCGGCAAGGCGCTTCTTTTCGCGGTCGGGGATGTGCTGCCAGAATTTGACTCTGGGATTAAAGCGATCGCCACTGAGATACGGCAAAGAGATGAGCAGCAGCGTGAAATCATTGCGACAGCCAGACAAAGGGGCAGTCTGATGCTCTCTCGTCTTAGCGGCGATAAAAAGCCTGAGGTGCCAGAAGACGAAGGTATTGAAGAAGAGAGCGGGGCCATTGAATGGTGGGAATTGAAGCAAGAGGCTGAGGCGAACCATAGTGATATGACACGCATTTGCCTCGGTGATGACATCCTCTTAAAGCCAGGCACTGGTTATTGCTTTTCTCCTGCCACTGGCGTCTCTCCTGCCACTGGCGTCTCTCCTGCCACTGTCGTTTTTCCTGCCACTGTCGTTTTTCCTGCCACTGTCGTTTTTCCTGCCACCGGCGTTTCTCCTGCCACTGGCGTCGAGACTGAAGCTTACGGTCGGGCAGCCTCTGATGATAGTGCCGACAGCGAAGACAGTGGCACTGAAGACAGCGGTAACTCTGATGAAAGCAGCGACAACCGTCCTGACGAAGGCGAAGCTGAATCTGATGTTCAGGGTGAAAATACGACAGTTGATCCTTTTCGAGCATTAAACGAATTCAGTCAGTATTGTGTGATTCTGAGGAGACAGGAAATGATGAATCAGGAGTCCATTTCAGAGAGCAACGACCACATGGGTCATCTGAAAATACACAAGCAGACTTACCTGCCTGCCGACCAGAGAATCAAGAGGTACAAGAGGCGTAAGGTGTACCAGTGTGACCATGAGGGCTGCAATTACAGCACCGACCGGGTGAGCAATCTGAACTCGCACAAACAGACCCACCTGCCTGCCGACCAGAGAATCAGGAGAATCAAGATGCACCAGTGCGACCATGAGGGCTGCAATTACAGCACCGACCTGAGATCCAATCTGAAAAGGCACAAGCAGACCCACCTGCCTGCCGACCAGAGACCCAATAGACCCAAGGTGCACCAGTGCGACCATGAGGGCTGCAATTATTGCACTGACCATCCGGGCAATCTGAAAGCACATAAACGGGTTCACCTGGCTGCTGAACAGAGACCCAATAGACCCAGGGTGCACCAGTGTGACCATGAGGGCTGCAACTACTGTACCAACCACATGGGCAATCTGAACGCGCACAAGCAGACCCACTTGCCTGCCGGCCAGAGACCCAATAGACCGAAGGTGCACCAGTGTGACCATGAGGGCTGCAACTTCAAGACCGGCTATGCAGGCAATCTGAAAACACACAAACAGACCCATTTGCCTGCCAGCCAGAGACTCAAAAGAAAAGCGTGTGACCAGCGGCCATCTAACGAGAAAAGAATGAAAGGTGATCAAGAATGA
- a CDS encoding ATP-dependent helicase: MELTGPQRRVTRHVNGHALCIAVAGSGKTTTLAFLIRELLNQGMAPRRIMVMMFNKSAQLDFTRKLKKRCQEWPVLPQVRTYHSTGLRLLKSLEAWGLRAPYNHKPLTEKEIELKIRELLLTLAPDVLQDRIKSDSARYIEVASSFIDNVKANLQTPSHLLAQADYSDHLPFLVELFEAFEQWRHQHRRITFTDMLYDAVCLIEANPDVIPRITNKVDRIIVDEYQDTSTLQHRLTRIIAGERARVIAVGDPDQTIYEFAGANIQNILRNFEMDYASSDTVHQLTLPHTFRYGHEIAMAASHLISRNRSRKDVICIAHPDNPDSSITLSQGAGEDSERVLTTIQQHLASSGSRIAVLLRVWAQSVPLEMRLLANGLAYQCEGPSLFDRPEISALISVLRLTSGELQHLNPAARAEILTSLFTLPHLGVKTPLIKQLVAHLQEHTQQWGKVLDQYASKVSGITYYQRQKLYDRAEILQSLEKTSDQQAAAAVLQHYIQRSELRESLQSMSLNDQRTEEQLLAIDGFLSYLRKTNLTVSDSCLHLDELRSKQKQPSKNPGQRTEQIVISSCHRAKGLEWPTVLIPGLTAKYWPFTRTDELTQSNGEDLEAERRLLYVAMTRAREKLYLFTGNGSLQPKANSWKNNNSQQISLFLKEMQVPHVQSICRSLNRVSEDELVDQLKKTGLTKAARRYLQAIKPNLAQVIETIPSLTHRSKPTASPHSPAYLSARQNILRREVPENAPWQLNRRVKHSIFGKGKVIEVNDTNFVILFDRQHSVKRFARNEQVLHLFELL; this comes from the coding sequence ATGGAACTGACTGGCCCTCAACGGAGGGTAACCCGGCATGTCAATGGACATGCTCTTTGCATAGCCGTAGCCGGTTCAGGTAAAACAACCACCCTCGCCTTTCTTATTCGTGAATTGCTGAATCAGGGAATGGCTCCCCGACGCATCATGGTCATGATGTTCAACAAATCAGCCCAGCTGGACTTTACCCGCAAGCTCAAAAAACGCTGCCAGGAGTGGCCGGTACTGCCGCAAGTCCGCACCTATCACTCAACCGGCCTGAGACTCTTGAAGTCTCTCGAAGCCTGGGGGTTGAGAGCACCCTACAACCACAAGCCCCTGACAGAGAAAGAAATCGAACTGAAAATCCGGGAGCTGCTGCTGACATTAGCTCCTGATGTGCTGCAGGACAGGATCAAATCAGACAGCGCCCGCTACATTGAAGTGGCCAGCAGCTTTATCGATAACGTTAAAGCTAACCTGCAAACACCCTCCCACCTGCTGGCGCAGGCAGACTATTCTGATCATTTGCCATTTCTGGTGGAACTCTTTGAGGCCTTCGAGCAATGGCGTCACCAGCACCGAAGAATAACGTTTACCGATATGTTGTACGACGCAGTCTGTTTGATAGAAGCCAACCCGGACGTCATCCCCCGTATCACCAATAAAGTCGATCGAATCATTGTTGATGAATACCAGGACACCTCAACCCTGCAACACCGGCTGACACGCATCATCGCCGGTGAGCGAGCCAGAGTGATTGCCGTAGGTGATCCCGATCAAACGATCTATGAATTTGCCGGAGCCAATATACAAAATATTCTCCGGAACTTTGAAATGGATTATGCCAGCTCCGATACCGTTCACCAGTTGACTCTGCCCCATACTTTCCGATACGGCCACGAAATCGCCATGGCAGCCAGTCACCTGATCAGCCGTAACAGAAGCAGAAAAGACGTGATCTGTATTGCTCACCCGGACAACCCGGACTCGAGCATCACACTCTCACAGGGAGCTGGCGAAGATTCAGAACGGGTATTAACCACCATCCAGCAACATCTTGCCAGCTCCGGATCCCGGATTGCTGTGCTGTTGAGGGTCTGGGCACAATCAGTCCCACTGGAGATGAGGTTGCTGGCAAACGGTCTTGCCTACCAGTGTGAAGGCCCTTCCCTGTTTGACCGCCCTGAAATATCAGCCTTGATTTCAGTCCTGAGACTGACCTCTGGTGAATTGCAACACTTAAACCCTGCCGCTCGCGCTGAGATATTGACTTCGCTGTTTACCCTGCCCCACCTGGGCGTGAAGACGCCCCTGATAAAGCAACTGGTCGCCCATCTTCAGGAACACACTCAACAATGGGGAAAAGTACTGGATCAGTACGCCAGTAAAGTGTCCGGTATCACTTATTATCAACGTCAGAAATTATACGACAGGGCTGAAATACTACAGTCACTGGAAAAGACATCCGATCAGCAAGCGGCCGCAGCGGTGCTGCAACACTACATTCAACGCTCAGAACTCAGGGAAAGCCTGCAATCCATGAGCCTTAATGACCAAAGAACAGAAGAACAACTGCTGGCCATTGATGGTTTCTTAAGTTATCTGAGAAAAACCAACCTGACCGTCAGTGACAGTTGTCTGCACCTGGATGAATTAAGATCGAAACAGAAACAACCCTCCAAAAACCCTGGGCAACGCACCGAACAGATCGTGATCAGTTCCTGCCACCGGGCCAAGGGACTGGAATGGCCCACCGTTCTGATTCCGGGACTGACCGCAAAATACTGGCCATTCACAAGAACAGATGAGCTGACTCAAAGCAACGGTGAAGACCTGGAAGCAGAGCGAAGACTGCTCTACGTCGCCATGACCCGGGCCAGGGAAAAACTCTATCTGTTTACTGGCAATGGATCCCTGCAGCCCAAAGCCAACAGTTGGAAGAATAACAACTCGCAACAAATCAGCCTGTTTCTGAAAGAAATGCAGGTTCCCCATGTTCAATCCATTTGCCGGTCACTTAACCGTGTTTCAGAAGATGAACTGGTCGATCAACTCAAGAAAACAGGATTAACTAAAGCAGCTCGTCGCTACCTTCAGGCAATAAAACCGAATCTGGCACAGGTGATTGAAACGATCCCCTCACTGACACACCGCTCAAAACCAACCGCTTCCCCACACAGTCCGGCCTACCTGTCAGCACGGCAGAATATCTTGCGCAGGGAGGTGCCAGAAAACGCTCCCTGGCAACTCAACCGGAGAGTAAAACACAGCATTTTCGGGAAGGGTAAAGTCATTGAAGTCAATGACACCAATTTTGTCATCCTGTTTGACCGGCAACATAGCGTCAAACGATTTGCCCGCAATGAACAGGTTTTGCACCTGTTTGAGTTGCTTTGA
- a CDS encoding C2H2-type zinc finger protein, whose translation MLSKNPLILTLVVAFSLHCSNGYAQKNRLPLLFGCWLIEILFPVRDGLPELGSTVKAIVTEIQRADDQQREIIELAKQRGSLMFSRSRGHKRLEEPGEEGIEKESEAIEWWELKQEPEANHKDMPRVDFDDDMLLKPDARYCFFPATGVFPATGVFPELGVEAETHNRAASDEGSDSEDNSTSDENSTSDENSNNSSDEDEIDTETDVQCVNTTPDPFRALNEISEHCSALRLNMINQGVTSDNEIATESQSGMTEADSVNHLKITSPACSNDAGRRKTHKQTHLPDDQRPIRPKIHQCDYEGCDYSCARADNLKVHKRIHLPADRRPRTHQCAHEGCNFRTDRSSTLKKHKQIHLPADQRPIRPRIHQCDYQGCDFSFARADNLRTHKRIHLPADQRPRAHQCDHEGCNYRTDRRGSLKIHQQTHLPADQRPKVHQCDHEDCNYSTDRTNHLKMHKQTHLPADQRPKKLRVHQCDYEGCDYSTDNKHHLKTHKWIHLPADQRLKVHQCDHEGCNYRTDYKSSLKTHKKIHLPADQRSRRPKRKAYDPLPSNKKRKKDDKK comes from the coding sequence TTGCTATCCAAAAATCCATTGATTCTGACCTTGGTTGTTGCCTTTTCTCTGCATTGCTCTAATGGCTATGCTCAGAAAAACAGGTTGCCTTTGCTTTTCGGGTGTTGGCTCATTGAAATTCTTTTCCCCGTCCGGGATGGGCTACCAGAACTTGGCTCTACGGTTAAAGCGATTGTCACTGAGATACAGCGAGCAGATGATCAGCAACGTGAGATCATTGAATTAGCTAAACAAAGGGGGAGTCTGATGTTCTCTCGCTCCAGAGGCCATAAAAGACTTGAAGAACCAGGAGAAGAGGGTATTGAAAAAGAGAGCGAAGCCATTGAATGGTGGGAATTGAAGCAAGAACCCGAGGCGAACCACAAGGATATGCCACGAGTTGACTTTGATGATGACATGCTCTTAAAGCCAGACGCCCGCTATTGCTTTTTCCCTGCCACCGGAGTCTTCCCTGCCACCGGCGTCTTTCCTGAGCTTGGCGTCGAAGCTGAGACTCACAATCGGGCAGCCTCTGATGAGGGTTCTGACAGTGAAGACAACAGCACCTCCGATGAAAACAGCACCTCCGATGAAAACAGCAACAACAGTTCAGACGAAGACGAAATTGATACCGAAACTGATGTTCAGTGTGTAAACACGACACCTGATCCTTTTCGAGCACTAAACGAAATCAGTGAGCATTGTTCGGCTCTGAGATTGAATATGATTAACCAGGGGGTCACTTCAGACAATGAAATAGCCACTGAGTCACAGTCAGGCATGACAGAAGCAGACTCTGTTAACCACCTGAAAATCACCTCACCTGCTTGCAGTAACGACGCGGGCCGTCGGAAAACGCACAAACAGACCCACCTGCCTGACGACCAGAGACCCATAAGACCCAAGATTCACCAGTGTGACTATGAGGGCTGCGACTACAGCTGCGCCCGGGCGGATAATCTGAAAGTGCACAAACGGATCCACCTGCCTGCTGACCGGAGACCCAGGACGCACCAATGTGCCCATGAGGGCTGCAACTTCAGAACCGACCGTAGTAGCACTCTGAAAAAGCACAAACAGATCCACCTGCCTGCCGACCAGAGACCCATAAGACCCAGGATTCACCAGTGTGACTATCAGGGCTGCGACTTCAGTTTCGCCCGGGCGGATAATCTGAGAACGCACAAACGGATCCACCTGCCTGCTGACCAGAGACCCAGGGCGCACCAATGTGACCATGAGGGCTGCAACTACAGAACCGACCGCAGGGGCAGTCTGAAAATACACCAACAGACCCACCTGCCTGCCGACCAGAGACCCAAGGTGCACCAGTGTGACCATGAGGACTGCAACTACAGCACCGACCGAACGAACCATCTGAAAATGCACAAGCAGACCCACCTGCCTGCCGACCAGAGACCCAAAAAACTCAGGGTGCACCAGTGTGACTATGAGGGCTGCGACTACAGCACCGACAACAAGCACCATCTGAAAACGCACAAATGGATCCACCTGCCTGCCGACCAGAGACTCAAGGTTCACCAGTGTGACCATGAGGGCTGCAATTACAGAACCGACTACAAGAGCAGTTTGAAAACGCACAAAAAGATCCACCTGCCTGCTGACCAGAGATCCAGAAGACCCAAAAGGAAAGCGTATGACCCGCTGCCATCTAACAAGAAAAGAAAAAAGGATGATAAAAAATGA